DNA sequence from the Chroogloeocystis siderophila 5.2 s.c.1 genome:
TTTAGTGGCTAGATGAATTTACAAGGGGTCAGAGGTCGGAGGTTAGAGAATTTCCATACATAGCTTGTGGGGTGAAAGTATTGAAATCGCGGCAATAATTCAACTGGCGCGGGATAAAACCTGTTGTAGTGCTTCGCACATAACTTGTCTTTGTTCTGTATCATAGCCCCAGCGATTGAGAAAGTCTTGATAGCGCCCCTCTCCAGTTTTGGCAGTAGCTAATAAATCCTGAGCGTGTTCATCGACAGCAGCAAGATTAACTAATTGAATTAACTTTTGCGTACGCTGTTGAACTTGTAACGAACCTTGTGCCATTCCTTTAGCGTGATTGCGGCGGTGATAGACAGCTTGGGCTGCTGACATTGCGACATTTTTCACTAATAAGTCTGCGACAGTTTCAGGATGCGATCGCAAAGCTTCGACAACCACATTTGTGAGGCAATCAACGACTGGCGAATCAGACGTTAAATAAGTCACAAAAAAGCCTCTAGCACCATTTGGCGTTCTCACCAAATCAGAGACAACTGCTTTGACTTCAGATTCTTGCAATTGTCCAGAGTCAGCTTGTTCTAGCAAGAACTGCGTCAAATCAATCGCTTGTTTAAAAGAAATCTCCGTTGGAACTTCTAAAGCCTTATTCATCTTTCACACTACAAGAATTCATTACCACCTTAATCCTACTAATCAACTTTCTGCACCGCCTCAATCGCCGCTTCAAGCGCGATCGCTACGTGTGTCCAATGCGTCCCCCCTTGACAAAAAACAACATATGGTTCTCGTAACGGACCATCCGCCGAAAATTCCGACGTACTGCCATCAATAAACGTCCCACCCGCCATCACCAACTGACTATCATAACCATGCATCGCTGCGGGAACCGGATCGAGATAAGAACCAACAGGGGAATTTTGCTGAATTGCCCGACAAAACGCGATCAACTTTTGCGGCGAACCTAACTTAATCGCTTGAATTACATCGCGGCGAGGTGCAAATGGCGCAGGATTTACCGGATACCCTAATTGATCGAAGACATACGCCGTTAAGTGATTTCCTTTCATCGCTTCTCCCACCATTTGCGGCGCAAGAAACAACCCTTGATACAACAGACGATTTTGATCGAATGTCGCCCCCCCAGCGCTGCCAATTCCTGGCGCAGTTAAGCGACAAGCCGCCGCTTCTACCCATTCGGCTTTTCCCGCAACATAACCACCAGCAGTGACAATTGTCCCCCCAGGATTTTTAATCAACGAACCCGCGATTAAATCCGCACCAACCGCCGTTGGTTCGCGATCTTCAATAAATTCACCGTAGCAGTTATCGACAAAGCAAACCGTGTCGGGGTTTTGCTGTTTCACAATGCGGACAATTTTTTCAATTTCGGCAATTCCTAAACTCGCACGCCAAGAATAACCACACGATCGCTGAATTAACACCAAACGGGTATCATTTTTAATGGCGTTTGCTAACGCACCCCAATCGACAGTTCCCTCGTCGGTTAGAGATAATTCGCGGTAACGAATGCCAAACTCAATAAGGGAACCTTGACCAGGAGAACGCAATCCAATGACTTCTTCTAACGTGTCATACGGGGAACCCACAACGGCTAACATTTCGTCACCAGGACGGAGGACACCATATAACGCACACGCGATTGCATGAGTTCCTGAAACAAATTGCACCCGCACTGCTGCGGCTTCGGCTTGCACGACTTCTGCAAAAACGCGGTCTAAAATATCACGCCCCAAGTCGTCGTGACCATAACCACTTACCGAAGCAAAATGGTGCGTCCCAACACGCTGATTACGAAATGCACTCAACACGCGTTGTAAATTTTGCTTGACGGCAGCGTCAATTCCAGAAAAAATCGGAGATAGTGCCTGTTCGGCTGCTTGTAGCTGTTCAGCGCTATTCATTAACACCTCATACTTCATTTTCTTGGCGGTGTTTATTACCGAGATTGAGCAGATCTATACGAGATAATTGCATGACCATTGCCACCTCTACTAAACCTCCTCTAAATTGGGCGTTTATTCTCTTTATCGCCTTTGTTCACATCGGTGCTGCGTTTGCCCTACTGCCTAGCAATTTTAGTTGGAGTGCTGTAGGTTTAGCTTTGTTACTCCACTGGATCACCGGCGGGTTAGGGATTACATTAGGATTTCATCGCTTAGTTACCCACCGCAGTTTTCAAACTCCTAAGTGGTTAGAGTACTTTTTTGTCTTCTGCGGTACTCTAGCCTGCCAAGGAGGGGTGCTTGACTGGGTAGGACTACATCGCTTACATCACTTATACTCGGATCAAACACCAGATCCCCATGATTCCAATCAAGGCTTCTGGTGGAGTCACATAGGTTGGATGTTATTCCACGCACCGATTCAATCTGAAGTTCCCCGTTATATCAAAGACATCGCGGACGACCCAGTATACAAATTCTTCGACAAGTATTTTATTCCTATCCAATTTGCCTTAGGACTTCTACTTTACTTTATCGGCGGTTGGTCTTTCGTCGTTTGGGGAATTTTTGTCCGCCTTGTTCTAGTTTGGCACTGCACCTGGTTTGTAAATAGTGCTAGCCATATTTTTGGGTACAGTACCTACAAATCAAACGATAATTCAAAAAATTGCTGGTGGGTCGCTTTAGTCACCTATGGCGAAGGTTGGCACAACAACCATCATGCGTTTCAGTACTCTGCGCGTCACGGTTTGCAATGGTGGGAAATTGATCTTACATGGATGACGATTCAATTACTGCAAACCTTGGGGCTAGCAACTAAAGTCAAGCTAGCACCAAAAGAATCCTTGAACTAGGGATCAGAGGTCAGAGGTCGGAGATCAGATTTAAGCAAGATGAATTAGTTGGGAAGATTATTTAGCAACGGTACAAAGCTAAAGTACGTCACCTATCAAAATTAAATTTCATCATAAATTGTGTTAACTGGTTTTCTCTGACTTCTGACCCCCGATCTCTGGTTGATCCCCGCCCTGTTAATTTTCATTTCTCATTGAAGATCGCCGATCCCTTAACGATAAATTAAGAACTACAGGGATTTGGAGACTTTTTCTATGGCAACTCGCAATCGAGTATGGCAACAGATGACAGAACATTCAGCTAGTTGGGGTTCTCTATTACTACTCATCTGTGGATTAGGAGTCACAATATTTATGATGGTGATGTACTCGCAACAACCACTACCTTAAGAAGATTGATTAAAATTTTCCGTTTCCTTGAACAATGTGTTTGACGGTTGTTAGCGTTTCTAAGCTAATAAAACCTCGCCGTTGTCCTTTTTGATTGGACATACCCAAAAATACAGCATCGCCTTGCGCTGGATTCCGCGAAAAGCGTGGAGAAGCATTGATATATGTTGAGGCACTATTTACTCCTAAAGCAAAGTGGCGGCTTTCCTGGTAAGATTCGGTGACAATGCAGTCAGCGTGACCGCTACTGTGCCGATTAATCCACGCGATCGCCTCCTCTAAGTGATCGACAACTTTAAACGCCACAGTTCGATCCAAGTAAGGATTTGCCCAGTCCGATTCCACAGCTAGCTGTAACTCTGGAAATGCTGCGACTAATTCCGCATCACCTTTAATGTTGAAACCCTTTTCTTGCAAGTTATGCCAAAGACTCACTAAATACGAAGGCTTACTTGCACGATGAATGAGAACTTTCTCGATCGCATTAACAGGGTCAGGTTCGCTTTGATGACTATCTAAAATAATTGTCCGCGCCATATCTAGAGTTCCTGACGCTGACCAGTAAAGATAACAGTTACCCATTGCTGAACGCAATACTGGGGCAGTTGCGACTTTAGCAACTTGTTGTACTAGACTAGGACGCCCATAGGGAATCACGAGATTCAAATACTGGTCTTGCGTCACTAAATCGCGGACGATCCCACCGCGATCTACCGGTAATAAATCTAAACATCCATGCGGTAAACCTATTTCTTCTAGTGCTAGCTGTAAAGCCTTCACAATTGCTGCATTAGAATTACTTGCTTCGCTACCGCCTTTTAAGATTAAGCTATTGCCTGTTTTGATACACAATCCCGCAGCGATCGCTGCTAACTCAGGAAATGCCTCATAAATTAACGCAATAACCCCCAGCGGCATAAGTTGGCAATACGTTTGTGAATCTGGTAATTGATAATCAGCATTGCGCACGCGCCGAATCGGGTCGGATAATTCTGCAAGACGTTCTAAAATTTCTACTGCGGCTTGCAAACGCTTCGGTGTTAGTTTTAGCCAATCCAAAATTAAATCGGGGACTGCCATTTCGCGGCTAGCTTCTAAATCCAGCGTATTTGCTTCCAAAATGTCATCAAATGAATGCTGTAGCGCTTTTGCCATCGCCAGTACAGCGCTACTTCGTTCGGTTCCCTTGGTAGTACCCAAGGTTAAGGAAGCTTGATAAGCGCGGTTTGCAACGGCGATCGCATCAGGGGCTATATCAAAAGCATCAATCATCTAATTAACGTCTATAAGTAAGCCATACCATTAACGCTGGTAATACAGCTAATAGTACTGCGACCATTGCCCATACGAGAATATTTGTGTTTGTATTATCCGACCTCAGTGCTAAAGGAAGCCAGACAACCAATAAGACTAGAATAATGCCCAATGCTATCGGTAAATACGTCTGCCCAAATCGTGGTTGGGCAACAACCCAACGACCGCCCATCCAGCGCCACGCACGTTTATACGGGTAGGTCGTCGAAAGTTGTTCTAATAAGTAACCTTTATCTTCCACAACAAATAGTTGCTGACAGCGATCGCACCCAAATGCCTCTGTCAGCGTAATCGGGACTAAACGCCCGCGCCTGCGACACGGACACGGATAGTCTGAACTGAGATCAATTTTTTTTCCCTTTTGAGATTGCACAACGACTAGTAGAAGCAAAAAGTAGCTATTCCACGAGTGTATCTAAATCCGATCCAAGATGACCAACTATCCGTGCCCGCTTTTTGATTTCTTTTATTATTTTTTACTTTACTTCCCCATGGTCATACTTCACGGCGAACTCTACAATCTATCCTATGAGTTTTTGCCTGCGCCTTACAATAAATTTTTAAAAGCAAGTAACGCGATTCAAACGCGCAACATTCACCTAGATAAGGTGGCGTACCTGCAAAACTTACGTAAGTCTATGCTTGTAGCAGTTTACATTAGTTAAATTTTCTGGCGATCGCTGCATTGTAGAATATTGGTCAACGAGTAAAAAGCTTACTTCTATGCACAAACGCATTTGATTGATGCCTTTCAACCTTTCATCGATCATTTCCCCGTTTTCCGCGTGCCAGTATTACTTTCAGATCTTGAGAAGCAGGTGCTACGCAGTCACAGCTTCTGTATCTGGCTGTAAGGCTTTGAAGACCAACGTCAGAATTCAAAAAAAACAAAATTGTCTTAAGAGAGCAAGATAGAATGCATTGCTCTCCTATAATCATCTAAAGGTAAGAGATTTTTATGAGTTTTTGTATAAAAATTTCTACATCAACAGCCTCGCGGCTAACAGAGTA
Encoded proteins:
- a CDS encoding glutamate-5-semialdehyde dehydrogenase, giving the protein MIDAFDIAPDAIAVANRAYQASLTLGTTKGTERSSAVLAMAKALQHSFDDILEANTLDLEASREMAVPDLILDWLKLTPKRLQAAVEILERLAELSDPIRRVRNADYQLPDSQTYCQLMPLGVIALIYEAFPELAAIAAGLCIKTGNSLILKGGSEASNSNAAIVKALQLALEEIGLPHGCLDLLPVDRGGIVRDLVTQDQYLNLVIPYGRPSLVQQVAKVATAPVLRSAMGNCYLYWSASGTLDMARTIILDSHQSEPDPVNAIEKVLIHRASKPSYLVSLWHNLQEKGFNIKGDAELVAAFPELQLAVESDWANPYLDRTVAFKVVDHLEEAIAWINRHSSGHADCIVTESYQESRHFALGVNSASTYINASPRFSRNPAQGDAVFLGMSNQKGQRRGFISLETLTTVKHIVQGNGKF
- a CDS encoding aminotransferase class I/II-fold pyridoxal phosphate-dependent enzyme — encoded protein: MNSAEQLQAAEQALSPIFSGIDAAVKQNLQRVLSAFRNQRVGTHHFASVSGYGHDDLGRDILDRVFAEVVQAEAAAVRVQFVSGTHAIACALYGVLRPGDEMLAVVGSPYDTLEEVIGLRSPGQGSLIEFGIRYRELSLTDEGTVDWGALANAIKNDTRLVLIQRSCGYSWRASLGIAEIEKIVRIVKQQNPDTVCFVDNCYGEFIEDREPTAVGADLIAGSLIKNPGGTIVTAGGYVAGKAEWVEAAACRLTAPGIGSAGGATFDQNRLLYQGLFLAPQMVGEAMKGNHLTAYVFDQLGYPVNPAPFAPRRDVIQAIKLGSPQKLIAFCRAIQQNSPVGSYLDPVPAAMHGYDSQLVMAGGTFIDGSTSEFSADGPLREPYVVFCQGGTHWTHVAIALEAAIEAVQKVD
- a CDS encoding acyl-CoA desaturase — protein: MTIATSTKPPLNWAFILFIAFVHIGAAFALLPSNFSWSAVGLALLLHWITGGLGITLGFHRLVTHRSFQTPKWLEYFFVFCGTLACQGGVLDWVGLHRLHHLYSDQTPDPHDSNQGFWWSHIGWMLFHAPIQSEVPRYIKDIADDPVYKFFDKYFIPIQFALGLLLYFIGGWSFVVWGIFVRLVLVWHCTWFVNSASHIFGYSTYKSNDNSKNCWWVALVTYGEGWHNNHHAFQYSARHGLQWWEIDLTWMTIQLLQTLGLATKVKLAPKESLN